The Clostridium sp. AWRP genome has a window encoding:
- a CDS encoding helix-turn-helix transcriptional regulator: MDNIGKKVKEERLKKRLKQYELANKAGISNTYLSDVEVGRTNPSIKTLDKLSKILEVDIRKFL, encoded by the coding sequence TTGGACAATATAGGTAAAAAGGTTAAGGAAGAGAGATTGAAAAAGAGATTAAAACAGTATGAGTTAGCAAATAAGGCAGGCATTTCTAATACATATCTTTCAGATGTTGAGGTTGGCAGAACAAATCCTTCAATAAAAACATTGGACAAACTATCGAAAATTTTAGAAGTGGATATTAGAAAATTTCTCTAA
- a CDS encoding tyrosine-type recombinase/integrase: MERKSDRKIKYLTQEEAKNLFKAIISLDSIHAVRDLAIFRVAYRCGLRASEIALIKLEDYNASKGELYCKRLKGSYNNTIRLDTKTKNALDKYIHESKLSSNSEILFKSQRGKPISRQTLDYMMKKYCSHANIYDKSKYHFHSIKHTTAVHLAESDMDIKELQWWLGHKSVTNTEIYFQFTTKQQEKMYCKLERKNEMV, encoded by the coding sequence ATGGAAAGAAAAAGTGACAGAAAAATAAAATATCTTACCCAAGAAGAAGCAAAAAATCTTTTTAAAGCCATTATCAGTTTAGATAGTATACATGCAGTTAGAGATTTAGCAATTTTTAGAGTTGCTTATAGATGCGGCTTGAGGGCCTCTGAAATTGCTTTAATTAAATTGGAAGATTATAATGCTTCCAAGGGTGAACTTTACTGCAAAAGATTAAAGGGCAGTTACAATAATACTATAAGACTTGATACTAAAACTAAAAATGCATTAGATAAGTATATACATGAAAGCAAATTATCATCTAATTCTGAAATTTTATTTAAAAGCCAAAGAGGAAAACCAATTTCCAGACAAACTCTTGATTATATGATGAAAAAATATTGTTCTCATGCTAATATTTATGATAAAAGTAAATATCATTTTCATTCTATAAAGCATACTACAGCAGTTCATTTGGCAGAGTCTGACATGGATATAAAAGAACTACAATGGTGGCTTGGGCACAAATCTGTTACAAATACAGAAATTTACTTTCAATTTACAACAAAACAGCAGGAAAAAATGTATTGCAAGCTTGAGAGAAAAAACGAAATGGTTTAA
- a CDS encoding Spo0E family sporulation regulatory protein-aspartic acid phosphatase — MNESKDRLTIKEKIENLREKLNNDIIRNIEHKDIEESKSILATSEELDNVIVDYIKNFNQEI; from the coding sequence TTGAATGAATCAAAAGATAGATTGACAATTAAAGAAAAGATAGAAAATTTAAGAGAAAAACTTAATAATGATATTATTAGAAATATAGAACACAAAGATATTGAAGAGAGCAAAAGTATATTAGCTACAAGTGAAGAACTTGATAATGTTATAGTTGATTATATCAAGAATTTTAATCAAGAAATTTGA
- a CDS encoding GGDEF domain-containing protein — protein MLYGITAGALGGFLIPFIMEGKDYIPVDFQNFAILISAINGGFLASFITGLVISFFSIVFVGISYQTILTSITILSISVGCGLISKCNVQKAEKWIYMISSSLILHFLFMNIVLSTAKINNTIYKKFIIYSILTIIFGFIIYYICKYINQSSLLFMHFKEDSYKDFLTGLNNVRNFNNLFNDLSKKAAERKERLSLIMIDIDWFKKINDTYGHPSGDEVLKQIALILKRTCRSFDIISRNGGEEFSILLINCSNTQAIEIGEQIRKAIENHEFILSTGEKINVSVSIGVTTYPDIVNSIEEIIESADIALYEAKHTGRNKVIPYY, from the coding sequence ATGCTATATGGAATTACTGCAGGAGCTTTAGGTGGATTTTTGATACCTTTTATCATGGAAGGTAAAGATTACATACCGGTAGATTTTCAAAATTTTGCTATACTTATTTCAGCAATAAACGGTGGATTTTTGGCCTCATTTATTACTGGTTTAGTAATTTCTTTCTTTTCGATAGTATTTGTGGGAATAAGTTATCAAACAATACTTACATCAATTACAATATTAAGTATAAGTGTTGGCTGTGGACTTATTTCTAAATGCAATGTACAGAAAGCAGAAAAATGGATATACATGATTAGTAGTAGCTTGATTCTGCATTTCCTTTTTATGAATATAGTATTGTCAACTGCAAAAATTAATAACACAATTTACAAAAAATTTATTATATATTCAATTTTAACAATTATATTTGGATTTATAATATATTATATTTGTAAGTATATAAATCAATCAAGTTTGCTTTTTATGCACTTTAAAGAAGATTCCTACAAGGATTTTTTAACTGGGCTTAATAATGTTAGAAATTTCAACAACTTGTTTAATGATTTATCTAAAAAGGCAGCTGAGAGAAAAGAAAGACTTTCACTTATTATGATAGATATTGATTGGTTTAAAAAAATTAATGATACATATGGACATCCTTCAGGTGATGAAGTGCTAAAACAAATTGCTTTAATACTTAAAAGGACATGCAGGTCTTTTGACATAATTTCAAGAAACGGTGGGGAAGAGTTTTCAATATTATTAATAAACTGTTCTAATACACAAGCTATAGAAATTGGTGAACAAATAAGAAAAGCAATAGAAAATCATGAATTTATACTATCTACGGGTGAAAAAATTAATGTTTCTGTATCTATTGGTGTTACAACTTATCCTGATATTGTCAATAGTATTGAAGAAATTATAGAAAGTGCAGATATCGCTCTATATGAAGCAAAGCATACAGGTAGAAATAAGGTAATTCCATATTATTAA
- a CDS encoding helix-turn-helix transcriptional regulator — protein sequence MSIIGTKLRKIRKATGLSLKQLSSKINGKISISFLSDIENGRSNPSFENLKLIATALETPISYFIEDSKDSIFSSTIDDADFIHIINLLQDFKDWSIEDKKELLFYLKAKKVIRDSKHQ from the coding sequence ATGAGTATAATAGGAACTAAATTAAGAAAAATTAGAAAAGCAACTGGACTTTCATTAAAACAATTATCTTCTAAAATTAATGGTAAAATATCTATATCCTTTTTAAGTGATATAGAAAATGGCAGAAGCAATCCTTCCTTTGAAAATCTAAAGCTTATTGCTACTGCCCTTGAAACCCCAATTTCTTATTTCATAGAAGATTCAAAGGATAGTATATTCTCTAGCACCATTGATGATGCAGATTTTATTCATATAATTAATCTGCTTCAGGACTTTAAAGATTGGAGTATAGAAGATAAAAAAGAACTTTTATTCTATTTAAAGGCTAAAAAAGTTATTAGGGATAGCAAGCATCAATGA
- a CDS encoding protein-tyrosine phosphatase family protein yields MEQNKIILNNSTNYNLVEDSFKHNHYGWYACLCKYLYFYYYLHCCPYKVPAYWNPFFYKYSLHMNDRMIQERYYEPPNNDMHLVINSNNTKKLSKHFRKTTDLTNFKGNKVINLNGLANLNISGSSQFSESSLMLIKQSLGDAMPIIIVDLRQESHGFINGIAISWSGNRNKANKGLTKEEVLFDENTRLQSILLNKPLYIGNKILIPKKVEDEEKLVQSYGMSYMRIPVTDKEKPTNDMVDYFIKFVKSLPKNTWLHFHCKGGVGRTGTFMVMYDIMKNAKNVSLQNIMNRQVLLGGKNLLRDELYLMNRSKQRAKLIKRFYIYCVENDDNFKTTWSQWIKLSGIF; encoded by the coding sequence ATGGAACAAAATAAAATAATTTTAAATAACTCCACAAATTACAATTTAGTTGAGGATAGTTTTAAACATAACCATTATGGCTGGTATGCTTGTTTGTGTAAATATTTGTATTTTTATTATTATTTACACTGTTGTCCATATAAAGTACCTGCTTATTGGAATCCATTTTTTTATAAATATAGCTTGCATATGAATGATAGAATGATACAAGAACGCTATTATGAACCCCCAAATAATGATATGCACCTTGTTATAAATTCTAATAATACAAAAAAGTTATCTAAACACTTTCGTAAAACTACTGATTTAACTAATTTTAAAGGTAATAAAGTTATAAACTTAAATGGATTAGCTAATTTAAATATATCTGGCAGTTCTCAATTTTCTGAAAGTAGTCTTATGTTAATTAAACAATCCCTAGGTGATGCTATGCCAATAATTATAGTTGACTTAAGACAAGAATCACATGGATTTATTAACGGTATAGCGATAAGTTGGTCAGGTAACAGAAACAAAGCTAATAAAGGTTTAACTAAAGAAGAAGTTTTATTTGATGAGAATACGAGATTACAAAGCATCTTATTAAACAAACCACTATATATTGGCAATAAAATATTAATACCGAAGAAGGTTGAAGATGAAGAAAAATTAGTTCAAAGCTATGGTATGTCATATATGCGTATACCAGTAACAGATAAAGAAAAGCCTACTAATGACATGGTTGATTATTTTATAAAATTCGTTAAGTCATTGCCCAAAAATACCTGGCTGCATTTTCATTGTAAAGGCGGAGTGGGAAGAACAGGTACTTTTATGGTAATGTATGATATTATGAAAAACGCTAAAAATGTTAGTCTCCAAAATATAATGAATAGACAGGTCTTACTAGGAGGAAAGAACTTACTTAGAGATGAACTATACCTAATGAACCGCTCCAAACAAAGAGCTAAATTAATAAAAAGATTTTATATATATTGTGTTGAAAATGATGACAACTTTAAAACTACATGGTCACAATGGATTAAACTTAGTGGTATATTCTAA
- a CDS encoding diguanylate cyclase has translation MMIIEFFINSCVLITSISVLSIFFKDKILISKSSTTIREKLFIGMIGGILEILLILFPIKVMPDLSINFHALPIILSSLYGGILSTIVTTVIINILFFLIFRFSIVSMFFLVTNLFLVIGFIFISNTKTTIKNKWVYSTLYSLIVSSIGSIILIKNTQLLIQFLIIYYINDLLLTYFIYKFMEHLSKAFEAYRNLKTEASIDFLTGLNNVRQFDKSLHRINIAVQKKEEIQYLSLIFLDIDHFKEINDKYGHGSGDIVLKNLANILTNTCRAFDIISRNGGDEFSILLLNCPAADAVQVAERIRQNVEAYSFHISDKTTVHITISTGVSTYPSITDNIDNLLSDSDTALYKAKNEGKNKVILYKGNSLQNNFNSYKILP, from the coding sequence ATGATGATTATTGAATTTTTTATCAATTCTTGTGTTTTGATAACCTCTATAAGTGTCCTTAGTATTTTTTTTAAAGATAAAATACTAATTTCAAAGTCATCAACAACTATACGTGAAAAACTCTTTATTGGTATGATTGGTGGGATACTAGAAATATTATTGATACTATTTCCTATAAAAGTTATGCCTGATTTATCAATCAATTTTCATGCTCTACCAATTATTTTATCATCTCTTTATGGAGGAATTTTATCTACAATTGTAACTACTGTTATAATTAATATTCTATTTTTCTTGATATTTAGGTTTTCTATAGTTTCTATGTTTTTTTTAGTTACTAATTTGTTTTTAGTAATTGGATTTATTTTTATCTCAAATACTAAAACAACAATAAAAAATAAATGGGTTTATTCTACTTTATATTCATTGATAGTAAGCTCTATTGGAAGTATAATTCTTATTAAAAATACGCAGCTGTTAATTCAGTTTCTAATAATTTACTATATTAATGATTTACTTTTAACATATTTTATATATAAATTTATGGAACATTTATCAAAAGCTTTTGAAGCATATAGAAATCTTAAAACGGAAGCTTCAATAGATTTTTTAACTGGCTTGAATAACGTAAGGCAATTTGATAAAAGTTTACATCGAATTAACATTGCAGTACAAAAAAAAGAGGAAATTCAATATTTATCATTAATATTTCTAGATATTGACCATTTTAAAGAAATAAATGATAAGTATGGTCATGGTTCAGGTGATATTGTACTGAAAAATTTGGCTAACATTCTAACCAACACATGCCGAGCCTTTGATATTATATCTCGTAATGGTGGTGATGAATTTTCTATATTACTATTAAATTGTCCAGCTGCAGACGCAGTCCAAGTTGCTGAAAGAATAAGGCAAAATGTTGAAGCTTATTCGTTTCATATTTCTGATAAAACCACTGTTCATATAACAATTTCAACAGGAGTTTCAACTTATCCTAGTATAACTGACAATATAGATAATCTACTTAGTGATTCAGATACTGCTCTATATAAAGCTAAAAATGAAGGTAAAAATAAAGTAATTTTATACAAAGGTAATTCGCTACAAAATAATTTTAATAGTTATAAGATTCTCCCCTAA